A genome region from Hydrogenoanaerobacterium saccharovorans includes the following:
- a CDS encoding DUF6470 family protein — translation MQLLKITNIPIKITMKVERPRLEIRQPKPEITIRRVPSNLSMKSQNIKVNIDTFEARKSLGFKSARALNADAAAEGNRAAGEATAQYAEIGNQMAKIHKGANLPDIMYSKLIDQRTTYLKFLPEVGADISWQPNQLNMEYTPTELHFDAKVLKNTMEFIPGQVLFNVEQYPKVNIEYLGEPFYVPPSANPNYEEEK, via the coding sequence ATGCAACTTTTGAAAATTACAAATATTCCAATTAAGATTACTATGAAAGTGGAAAGACCGAGGCTTGAGATTAGGCAGCCTAAACCGGAGATTACCATCCGCCGTGTTCCTTCAAATCTATCGATGAAATCTCAAAATATCAAAGTGAATATTGATACGTTTGAGGCTCGCAAAAGTTTGGGGTTTAAATCTGCGCGCGCATTAAATGCAGACGCTGCGGCAGAGGGGAATAGGGCAGCCGGTGAGGCTACCGCTCAATATGCTGAAATAGGCAACCAAATGGCTAAAATTCATAAGGGTGCAAACTTGCCCGACATTATGTACTCAAAACTAATTGACCAAAGAACAACTTACTTAAAGTTTTTGCCTGAAGTAGGGGCGGATATTTCTTGGCAGCCTAACCAGCTAAATATGGAATATACCCCAACAGAACTCCACTTTGATGCAAAAGTCTTGAAAAATACCATGGAATTTATACCTGGGCAAGTGCTGTTTAATGTAGAACAGTATCCAAAAGTTAATATTGAATATTTGGGGGAACCATTCTATGTCCCACCCAGTGCAAACCCAAATTACGAAGAAGAAAAATAG
- the fliW gene encoding flagellar assembly protein FliW, with product MKIETRDFGTVEINESDLIHFVQPVYGFEHLSNYVLLSDKNFGDGIRWLQSAEEKDVCFIVINPSDIFTDYAPTVPLATRLAMRAGTGDNLECWVIAVIAPDFKKSTVNLKSPIFIHPEKMNGAQLILDQDYSIRTPLFNSEKGV from the coding sequence ATGAAAATTGAAACAAGAGATTTTGGCACAGTAGAGATTAATGAGAGCGATTTAATCCATTTTGTACAACCTGTTTACGGCTTTGAACATCTTTCTAACTATGTGCTGCTTTCAGATAAAAATTTCGGCGATGGTATCCGTTGGCTGCAATCCGCAGAAGAAAAAGATGTTTGTTTTATCGTCATAAACCCATCCGATATTTTTACCGATTATGCACCTACCGTTCCGCTTGCAACACGCCTCGCAATGCGAGCCGGTACCGGTGATAATTTGGAATGTTGGGTAATCGCGGTTATCGCGCCAGATTTTAAAAAATCTACTGTAAACTTAAAAAGCCCTATTTTCATTCATCCGGAAAAAATGAATGGTGCACAGTTGATTTTAGATCAAGATTATTCCATTCGTACTCCTCTCTTCAATTCAGAGAAAGGGGTGTAA